A region from the Azospirillum fermentarium genome encodes:
- a CDS encoding LuxR C-terminal-related transcriptional regulator, with translation MTAPLFSANGPPLAGLVVEDDPGARPWLADCLRSAFGGIPVATAGGVAAAKAWLAGRAADGTGGNLIALIDLGLPDGSGIEVIRLLADEKNAGGGTAVPVVTTIYDDDAHLFEAIAAGAAGYLLKDRNTAVMVDYLRRIQAGEPPLSPSLSRRILEHFRHQPPAAPSVPADTLTPRERDVLALLGRGLRSAEVAGVLKLSEHTVASHVKAIYSKLNISSRAEAALEARNRGLA, from the coding sequence GTGACGGCGCCCCTGTTTTCCGCCAACGGACCGCCGCTGGCCGGGCTGGTGGTGGAGGACGATCCCGGTGCCCGGCCGTGGCTGGCCGATTGCCTGCGCAGCGCCTTCGGCGGCATCCCCGTGGCGACCGCCGGAGGGGTGGCGGCGGCCAAGGCGTGGCTGGCCGGCCGGGCGGCGGACGGAACGGGCGGCAACCTGATCGCGCTGATCGACCTGGGCCTGCCCGACGGGTCGGGGATCGAGGTCATCCGGCTGCTGGCCGACGAAAAAAACGCCGGCGGCGGCACCGCGGTGCCGGTGGTGACCACCATCTACGACGACGATGCCCACCTGTTCGAAGCCATAGCCGCCGGTGCCGCCGGCTATCTTCTGAAGGACCGCAACACCGCGGTGATGGTCGATTATCTGCGCCGGATCCAGGCGGGGGAGCCGCCGCTGTCCCCATCGCTGTCCCGCCGGATTCTGGAACATTTCCGCCACCAGCCCCCCGCGGCGCCCTCCGTCCCGGCGGACACGCTGACCCCGCGGGAACGGGACGTGCTGGCCCTGCTGGGCCGCGGCCTGCGCTCCGCCGAGGTGGCGGGGGTGCTGAAGCTCAGCGAACACACGGTCGCCAGCCATGTGAAGGCCATTTACAGCAAGCTCAACATCTCCTCCCGCGCCGAAGCCGCGCTGGAGGCGCGCAACCGCGGGCTGGCGTAA
- a CDS encoding amino acid kinase family protein translates to MANSTAELEALLMQRSLTDAQLLAAAEAAADFRILPDATVIKIGGQSVIDRGRAALYPLVDEIVAARKEHKLLIGTGAGTRARHLYSIAAGLNLPAGVLSQLGASVADQNAIMLGQLLAKHGISTVGGAGLSAVPLFLEQVNAVVFSGMPPYALWMRPAAEGVIPPYRTDAGCFLLAEQFGVRSMIYVKDENGLYTANPKTSPDATFIPRISVDEMKAAGLQDSILEFPVLDLLKQARHVREVQVVNGLVPGNLTRALAGEHVGTIITAS, encoded by the coding sequence ATGGCCAATTCGACGGCAGAGCTTGAGGCTCTCCTCATGCAACGGTCGCTGACCGACGCCCAGCTTCTGGCGGCGGCGGAAGCGGCGGCGGATTTCCGCATCCTGCCCGACGCCACCGTGATCAAGATCGGCGGCCAGAGCGTGATCGACCGCGGCCGCGCCGCCCTCTATCCGCTGGTGGACGAAATCGTCGCCGCCCGCAAGGAACACAAGCTGCTGATCGGCACGGGTGCCGGCACCCGCGCCCGCCATCTCTATTCCATCGCCGCCGGGCTGAACCTGCCGGCGGGCGTGCTGTCGCAGCTCGGCGCCTCGGTCGCCGACCAGAACGCCATCATGCTGGGGCAGTTGCTGGCCAAGCACGGCATCTCCACCGTGGGCGGGGCCGGGTTGTCGGCGGTTCCGCTGTTCCTGGAACAGGTGAACGCCGTGGTGTTCAGCGGCATGCCGCCCTACGCCCTGTGGATGCGCCCGGCGGCGGAAGGGGTGATCCCGCCCTACCGCACGGACGCCGGCTGCTTCCTGCTGGCCGAACAGTTCGGCGTCAGGTCGATGATCTATGTGAAGGACGAGAACGGCCTTTATACCGCCAACCCCAAGACCTCCCCCGATGCCACCTTCATCCCCCGGATCTCGGTGGATGAGATGAAGGCGGCGGGCCTGCAGGACTCGATCCTGGAATTCCCGGTGCTCGACCTGCTGAAGCAGGCGCGCCATGTGCGCGAGGTTCAGGTGGTGAACGGCCTCGTGCCCGGCAACCTGACCCGTGCGCTGGCCGGCGAACACGTCGGCACCATCATCACCGCGAGCTGA
- a CDS encoding amino acid kinase family protein, whose translation MSEQTNSIKHVASPLARQTLLDGSLTGPVAGVRPIRLLPWLQVVKIGGRSIMDRGAAAILPIVDEIRTLLPEHRLLILTGAGVRARHLYGVGLDLGLPVGSLAPLAASEAGQNGHILASLLAPEGVSYVEHPTIASQLAIHLSAARAVVGSAFPPYHHHEFPASRIPTHRADTGAFLLADALGAAGLTIVEDVDGVYTADPNGPEGEKATLLSDTSATELATHGGTLPFDPALLEVMANARHLERVQVVNGLVPGRLTAALRGEHVGTVIRTGTRPA comes from the coding sequence ATGTCCGAACAGACCAACAGCATCAAGCACGTGGCCTCCCCGCTCGCGCGCCAGACCCTTCTCGACGGCTCGCTCACCGGCCCGGTGGCCGGCGTGCGCCCGATCCGCCTTCTGCCCTGGCTGCAGGTGGTGAAGATCGGCGGCCGCTCGATCATGGACCGCGGGGCCGCGGCGATCCTGCCCATCGTGGACGAGATCCGCACGCTGCTGCCCGAACACCGGCTGCTGATCCTGACCGGGGCCGGGGTCCGCGCCCGCCATCTCTACGGCGTCGGCCTGGACCTGGGCCTGCCGGTGGGGTCGCTGGCGCCGCTGGCGGCCAGCGAAGCCGGGCAGAACGGCCACATCCTGGCCTCGCTGCTTGCACCCGAGGGTGTTTCGTATGTCGAGCATCCGACCATCGCCAGCCAGTTGGCGATCCACCTGTCCGCCGCCCGCGCGGTGGTGGGCAGCGCCTTCCCGCCGTACCACCACCATGAATTCCCGGCCTCGCGCATTCCGACGCACCGGGCCGACACGGGCGCCTTCCTGCTGGCCGACGCGCTGGGGGCCGCCGGGCTGACCATCGTGGAGGATGTGGACGGCGTTTACACCGCCGATCCCAACGGTCCCGAGGGGGAGAAGGCAACGCTGCTGAGCGACACCTCCGCCACCGAGCTTGCCACGCACGGCGGCACGCTGCCGTTCGACCCCGCCCTGCTGGAGGTGATGGCCAACGCCCGCCATCTGGAACGGGTGCAGGTGGTCAACGGTCTGGTTCCGGGCCGGCTGACCGCCGCGCTGCGCGGCGAACATGTGGGCACGGTGATCCGTACCGGCACCCGCCCCGCCTGA
- a CDS encoding putative 2-aminoethylphosphonate ABC transporter substrate-binding protein: MTVRLALAAAAAVLAAAGANAATKLTVYTALEPEQLGPYKKAFETDNPGITIQWVRDSTGVVTAKLLAEKANPQADVVWGLAASSLMILDQQGMLDGYAPAGLAGIKPEFRDAKAQPTWVGMDAWMAALCFNTVEAAKKNLPKPESWADLAKPVYKGQVVMPNPASSGTGFLAVSGWLQIMGEKPAWDYMDKLHDNIAVYTHSGSKPCKMAAAGEYPIGLSIEYTGAQQKTKGAPIDVILAKEGTGWDMEATAIVKGTRNPDAARALADWASTAKAAALYTQYYAVAAVTGVANYPANYPADAEAAMIKKNDFTWAASHRDAILAEWSARYNAKSEPK; encoded by the coding sequence ATGACCGTCCGTCTTGCCCTTGCCGCCGCCGCCGCGGTCCTTGCCGCCGCCGGCGCCAACGCCGCCACCAAGCTCACCGTCTACACAGCGCTGGAACCCGAACAGCTCGGCCCCTACAAAAAGGCGTTCGAGACCGACAACCCCGGCATCACCATCCAGTGGGTGCGCGATTCCACCGGCGTGGTCACCGCCAAGCTGCTGGCGGAAAAGGCCAACCCCCAGGCCGACGTGGTGTGGGGCCTGGCCGCGTCCAGCCTGATGATCCTGGACCAGCAGGGGATGCTGGACGGCTACGCCCCCGCCGGCCTTGCCGGCATCAAGCCGGAATTCCGCGATGCCAAGGCCCAGCCCACCTGGGTCGGCATGGATGCCTGGATGGCTGCCCTGTGCTTCAACACCGTCGAAGCGGCCAAGAAAAACCTGCCCAAACCCGAATCGTGGGCCGATCTGGCCAAGCCGGTCTACAAGGGGCAGGTGGTGATGCCGAATCCGGCGTCGTCGGGCACCGGCTTCCTGGCCGTGTCGGGCTGGCTGCAGATCATGGGCGAGAAGCCGGCGTGGGACTACATGGACAAGCTCCACGACAACATCGCCGTCTACACCCATTCCGGCTCCAAGCCGTGCAAGATGGCGGCGGCGGGTGAATACCCCATCGGCCTGTCCATCGAATACACCGGCGCCCAGCAGAAGACCAAGGGTGCGCCCATCGACGTGATCCTGGCCAAGGAGGGCACCGGCTGGGACATGGAGGCCACCGCCATCGTCAAGGGCACCAGGAACCCGGACGCCGCCCGCGCCCTGGCCGATTGGGCCTCCACCGCCAAGGCCGCCGCCCTCTACACCCAGTATTACGCCGTGGCGGCGGTGACGGGGGTGGCGAATTATCCCGCCAATTACCCGGCCGACGCCGAAGCGGCGATGATCAAGAAGAACGACTTCACCTGGGCCGCCAGCCACCGCGACGCCATCCTGGCGGAGTGGAGCGCGCGCTACAACGCCAAGTCCGAGCCGAAATAA
- a CDS encoding putative 2-aminoethylphosphonate ABC transporter ATP-binding protein produces MTATPYLRLSNVVKSFGAFQALKGVSLDVGRGEFVCFLGPSGCGKTTLLRIIAGLDPQTAGTVEIAGRDVSRLPPSARDYGIVFQSYALFPNLTVARNIAYGLKLKRKAEEERVRELLALIGLPDIGAKFPAQLSGGQQQRVALARALAPSPGLLLLDEPLSALDAQVRLHLRRQIRELHGRLGITTIMVTHDQEEALTMADRIVVMNHGAIVQTGTPGAIYREPATPFIADFVGTMNFLNGTVDDAGRIRLGSVHLDSGQPLTPGAEVTVCVRPEDVVIHRPGPVNTIDMRIESMEFLGPSHRVRLAADGFGVPPLTADFSANLVRDHRLSPGDRLPVTLPAEHLRVYPAA; encoded by the coding sequence ATGACCGCGACGCCGTACCTGCGCCTGTCCAACGTCGTCAAAAGCTTCGGCGCCTTTCAGGCGCTGAAGGGTGTTTCGCTCGACGTCGGGCGGGGCGAATTCGTCTGTTTCCTGGGGCCGTCCGGCTGCGGCAAGACCACCTTGCTGCGCATCATCGCCGGGCTGGATCCGCAGACGGCGGGAACGGTGGAAATCGCCGGGCGCGACGTGTCGCGGCTGCCGCCGTCGGCGCGCGATTACGGCATCGTGTTCCAGTCCTACGCCCTGTTCCCCAACCTGACCGTCGCCCGCAACATCGCCTATGGCCTGAAGCTCAAGCGCAAGGCCGAGGAGGAGCGGGTGCGGGAGCTGCTGGCCCTGATCGGGCTGCCCGACATCGGCGCGAAATTCCCCGCCCAGCTTTCGGGCGGGCAGCAGCAGCGGGTGGCGCTGGCCCGCGCGCTGGCACCGTCCCCGGGCCTGCTGCTGCTGGACGAGCCGCTGTCGGCGCTGGACGCCCAGGTGCGGCTGCACCTGCGCCGGCAGATCCGCGAGCTTCATGGACGGCTGGGCATCACCACCATCATGGTCACCCACGACCAGGAAGAGGCGCTGACCATGGCCGACCGCATCGTGGTGATGAACCATGGTGCGATCGTCCAGACCGGCACGCCGGGCGCCATCTACCGCGAGCCGGCCACCCCCTTCATCGCCGATTTCGTCGGTACCATGAATTTCCTCAACGGCACCGTGGATGACGCCGGGCGCATCCGGCTGGGGTCGGTGCATCTGGACAGCGGCCAGCCGCTGACGCCGGGGGCCGAGGTCACCGTGTGCGTGCGGCCCGAGGATGTGGTGATCCACCGCCCCGGCCCGGTCAACACCATCGACATGCGCATCGAATCCATGGAATTCCTCGGCCCCTCCCACCGGGTGCGGCTGGCCGCCGACGGGTTCGGGGTGCCGCCGCTGACCGCCGATTTCTCGGCCAACCTCGTGCGCGACCACCGGCTTAGCCCCGGCGACCGGCTGCCGGTGACCCTGCCGGCGGAACATCTGCGCGTCTATCCGGCGGCGTGA
- a CDS encoding putative 2-aminoethylphosphonate ABC transporter permease subunit — protein sequence MTANAHPIRMKRTGDALVLDGALVLLGLFLAAFIVLPLTMVALRSVHDRSDVFVGLANYAAFLHTPSLAQSIGNSVTMALVSTAITTVLAFAYAFAITRTAMPGKGVFKALAQIPILAPSLLPGISLVYLFGNQGPLRFLLMGESIYGPIGIVLGEVFYTFPHAVMILTVALSTADARLYEAAESLGAGPLRRFLTITVPGARYGLISAVFVVFTLVITDFGVPKVVGGQYNVLATDVYKQVVGQQNFGMGAVVGMVLLLPAVLAFAADWIGQRRQTALLSARSVPYVPPRRPWCDGAMFALCVVIAGLLAGILGTAAFASLIRYWPYDLTPTLAHYAFGDVDETGWLSYGNSLILAGLTAVTGTMTVFAGAYLVERGPAHTGIKAVVRLLAIVPLAVPGMVLGLAYIFFFNHPANPLNALYGTMGILVLSTVVHFYTVSHLTAATALKQLDAEFESVSASLKVPVWRTFFRVTVPLCLPAILDIALYFFVNAMTTVSAVVFLYAPDTKTASVAVLNMDDAGEIAGAAAMAMMIVVTSAAVRLLHTALTHGLSQRTQTWRKR from the coding sequence ATGACGGCGAACGCACACCCCATACGGATGAAACGCACCGGCGATGCCCTGGTCCTGGATGGGGCGCTGGTGCTGCTGGGCCTGTTCCTGGCCGCCTTCATCGTGCTGCCGCTGACGATGGTGGCGCTTCGCAGCGTGCACGACCGCAGCGACGTCTTCGTCGGGCTGGCAAATTACGCTGCCTTTCTCCACACGCCGTCGCTGGCGCAGTCCATCGGCAACAGCGTGACCATGGCGCTGGTGTCCACTGCCATCACCACGGTTCTGGCCTTTGCCTATGCCTTTGCCATCACCCGCACGGCCATGCCGGGCAAGGGGGTGTTCAAGGCGCTGGCGCAGATCCCCATCCTGGCGCCGTCGCTGCTGCCCGGCATCTCGCTGGTCTATCTGTTCGGCAATCAGGGGCCGCTGCGCTTCCTTTTGATGGGGGAGAGCATCTACGGCCCCATCGGCATCGTGCTGGGGGAGGTGTTCTACACCTTTCCCCACGCGGTGATGATCCTGACCGTGGCCCTGTCCACCGCCGACGCCCGGCTGTACGAGGCGGCGGAATCCCTGGGCGCCGGGCCGCTGCGGCGGTTCCTCACCATCACCGTGCCGGGCGCGCGCTATGGGCTGATTTCGGCGGTGTTTGTGGTGTTCACCCTGGTCATCACCGATTTCGGCGTGCCCAAGGTGGTGGGCGGCCAGTACAACGTGCTGGCGACCGACGTCTACAAACAGGTGGTCGGCCAGCAGAATTTCGGCATGGGGGCGGTGGTCGGCATGGTGCTGCTGCTGCCGGCGGTGCTGGCCTTCGCCGCCGACTGGATCGGCCAGCGCCGGCAGACCGCCCTGCTGTCGGCCCGCTCCGTCCCCTATGTGCCGCCGCGCCGCCCGTGGTGCGACGGGGCGATGTTCGCGCTGTGCGTGGTCATCGCCGGGCTTTTGGCGGGGATTCTGGGCACGGCGGCCTTTGCCTCCCTGATCCGGTACTGGCCGTACGACCTGACGCCGACGCTGGCCCATTACGCCTTCGGCGACGTGGACGAGACGGGGTGGCTGTCCTATGGCAACAGCCTGATCCTGGCCGGGCTGACGGCGGTGACCGGCACCATGACCGTGTTCGCCGGGGCCTATCTGGTGGAACGCGGGCCGGCGCACACAGGCATCAAGGCAGTGGTGCGGCTGCTGGCGATCGTGCCGCTGGCGGTGCCGGGAATGGTGCTGGGGCTGGCCTATATCTTCTTCTTCAACCACCCCGCCAACCCGCTGAACGCGCTCTATGGCACCATGGGGATCCTGGTGCTGTCCACGGTGGTGCATTTCTACACCGTCAGCCACCTGACCGCCGCCACCGCGCTGAAGCAGTTGGATGCGGAGTTCGAATCCGTCTCGGCCAGCCTGAAGGTGCCGGTGTGGCGGACCTTCTTCCGGGTGACGGTGCCGCTGTGCCTGCCGGCCATTCTCGACATCGCGCTCTATTTCTTCGTGAACGCCATGACCACGGTGTCGGCGGTGGTGTTCCTCTACGCCCCCGACACCAAGACCGCCTCGGTCGCGGTGCTGAACATGGACGACGCGGGCGAAATCGCCGGGGCGGCGGCCATGGCGATGATGATCGTCGTCACCTCCGCCGCCGTGCGTCTGCTGCACACCGCCCTGACCCACGGGCTGTCCCAGCGCACCCAGACGTGGCGCAAACGCTGA
- a CDS encoding LysR substrate-binding domain-containing protein, translated as MKSMNIAQLRAFHTVAAEGGFTKAARLLNVTQPTLSQEVKALEEAHGVLLLDRSRRTVTPTAIGEALFAVTRRLFAAEQEALELLAGARLLEAGSLTVGADGPVHAMPLIAAFTQRHPGPRISLTVGNTQTLLAGLLDTRIDVAVLADAPGDSRLHVLPLRRDPVQALLPRAHALARRRGVSLKDLGGQRLILREPGSVTRRLIERAFEDAALPMGDTLDIESREAVVEAVAAGLGVGFISAAEFTGDPRLALVPVAGAALEMDEYVICLRERRRLAVVRAFLDIARERTGAAVPSSPPG; from the coding sequence ATGAAATCCATGAACATCGCCCAGCTCCGCGCCTTCCACACGGTGGCGGCGGAGGGGGGATTCACCAAGGCGGCCCGGCTGCTGAACGTCACCCAGCCCACCCTGTCGCAAGAGGTGAAGGCGCTGGAGGAGGCGCACGGTGTTCTGCTGCTGGACCGTTCGCGCCGCACCGTCACCCCCACCGCCATCGGGGAGGCGCTGTTCGCCGTCACCCGCCGCCTGTTCGCCGCCGAGCAGGAGGCGCTGGAACTGCTGGCCGGCGCGCGGCTGCTGGAGGCGGGGTCGCTGACGGTGGGGGCGGACGGGCCGGTGCACGCCATGCCCCTGATCGCCGCCTTCACCCAGCGGCATCCGGGGCCGCGGATCTCCCTGACCGTCGGCAACACGCAAACCCTGTTGGCGGGGCTGCTCGACACGCGCATCGACGTGGCGGTGCTGGCCGACGCCCCCGGCGATTCGCGGCTGCACGTGCTGCCGCTGCGCCGCGACCCGGTGCAGGCGCTGTTGCCCCGTGCCCATGCGCTGGCCCGGCGGCGGGGGGTGTCGCTGAAGGATCTGGGGGGGCAGCGGCTGATTCTGCGCGAACCGGGATCGGTCACCCGCCGCCTGATCGAACGGGCGTTCGAGGATGCGGCCTTGCCCATGGGTGACACCCTGGACATCGAAAGCCGCGAAGCGGTGGTGGAGGCGGTGGCCGCGGGCCTGGGCGTGGGCTTCATCTCGGCGGCGGAATTCACCGGCGACCCGCGGCTGGCGCTGGTGCCGGTGGCCGGTGCGGCGCTGGAGATGGACGAATACGTGATCTGCCTGCGCGAACGCCGCCGGCTGGCGGTGGTGCGCGCCTTTCTGGACATCGCGCGGGAGAGGACGGGGGCTGCCGTTCCCTCCTCACCGCCGGGATAA
- a CDS encoding 2-aminoethylphosphonate--pyruvate transaminase, which produces MPAPLLLTPGPLTTTRTVKEAMLRDYGSRDGEFIAINTRMRARLAELVDAAGTHVAVPVQGSGTFAVEAMIGTLVPRTGRLLVLVNGAYGTRMVRIAEVAGRSVTSIETAENVPVSPAALDAALAADPDVTHVAVVQCETTAGLLNPVDEVARVTARHGRRLLIDAMSSFGALPLSRAAVPFEAVAASSNKCLQGAPGFGFVIVDRDALAAAAGNAHALTLDLHDQWRGFETNAQWRFTPPTHVIAAFGQALAEHEAEGGVEGRGRRYAANCRVLVDGMRALGFETLLPDAVQAPIIVTFRMPADPAFAFDRFYDGLRDRGFVIYPGKLTVADSFRMGCIGDLGPAHMSAALDAVKATLSAMGVASGRP; this is translated from the coding sequence ATGCCCGCTCCCTTGCTGCTCACCCCCGGCCCCCTGACCACCACGCGCACCGTGAAGGAGGCGATGCTGCGCGACTATGGTTCGCGGGACGGGGAATTCATCGCCATCAACACCCGCATGCGCGCCCGTCTGGCCGAACTGGTGGACGCCGCCGGCACCCATGTGGCGGTTCCGGTCCAGGGGTCCGGCACCTTTGCCGTGGAGGCCATGATCGGCACGCTGGTGCCGCGCACGGGCCGGCTGCTGGTTCTGGTCAATGGCGCCTATGGCACGCGCATGGTGCGCATCGCCGAGGTGGCGGGCCGTTCCGTCACCAGCATCGAAACGGCGGAGAATGTGCCGGTGTCCCCCGCGGCCCTGGATGCAGCCCTGGCCGCCGACCCGGACGTGACCCATGTGGCCGTCGTCCAGTGCGAAACCACCGCCGGCCTGCTGAACCCGGTGGACGAGGTGGCGCGGGTGACCGCCCGCCATGGCCGCCGGCTGCTGATCGACGCTATGAGTTCGTTCGGCGCCCTGCCCCTGTCGCGCGCCGCCGTGCCGTTCGAGGCGGTGGCCGCCTCGTCCAACAAGTGCCTGCAGGGCGCCCCCGGCTTCGGCTTCGTGATCGTGGACCGCGATGCGCTGGCCGCCGCCGCCGGCAACGCCCACGCCCTGACGCTGGACCTGCACGACCAGTGGCGCGGGTTCGAGACGAACGCCCAATGGCGCTTCACCCCGCCCACCCACGTCATCGCCGCCTTTGGCCAAGCCCTGGCCGAGCACGAGGCCGAAGGCGGGGTGGAGGGGCGTGGCCGCCGCTACGCCGCCAACTGCCGCGTGCTGGTGGACGGGATGCGCGCACTGGGGTTCGAAACCCTGCTGCCCGACGCGGTGCAGGCACCAATTATCGTCACCTTCCGCATGCCCGCCGACCCGGCGTTCGCGTTCGACCGCTTCTACGACGGGCTGCGGGACCGGGGCTTCGTGATCTACCCCGGCAAGCTGACGGTGGCCGACAGCTTCCGCATGGGCTGCATCGGCGACCTCGGCCCCGCCCACATGAGCGCAGCACTGGACGCGGTGAAAGCAACGCTGTCCGCGATGGGCGTGGCCTCGGGCCGCCCGTGA
- the phnX gene encoding phosphonoacetaldehyde hydrolase gives MTYTYSRRYTGPLRAVILDWAGTTVDFGCQAPTAAFTAAFAGFGVLITLAQARAPMGMPKWNHIRTILGMGPVAAAWTERHGAAPTDADADAIYDRFLPLQVDVVANHADVIPGVIETVAALRARGLAIGSTTGYPRPVMDVVMKAAADQGYAPDVTVCAGETPSGRPGPSMALKCLIDLDVSPVEACVKIGDTVVDVEEGLNAGLWTIAVTETGNEVGLPLADLAALPAAERARLAGAAADKLARAGAHYVVPSLADALPLLDVIEARLRRGETP, from the coding sequence ATGACTTATACCTACAGCCGCCGCTACACCGGCCCCCTGCGCGCCGTGATCCTGGACTGGGCCGGCACCACCGTGGATTTCGGCTGCCAAGCCCCCACCGCGGCTTTCACCGCCGCGTTCGCCGGCTTCGGCGTGCTGATCACGCTGGCCCAGGCCCGCGCGCCCATGGGGATGCCCAAGTGGAACCACATCCGCACCATCCTCGGCATGGGGCCGGTGGCCGCCGCCTGGACCGAGCGTCATGGGGCGGCCCCCACCGACGCCGATGCCGACGCCATCTATGACCGCTTCCTGCCGCTGCAGGTGGATGTGGTCGCCAACCACGCCGACGTCATCCCCGGCGTGATCGAGACCGTGGCGGCCCTGCGCGCCCGCGGTCTGGCCATCGGTTCCACCACCGGCTACCCCCGCCCGGTGATGGATGTGGTGATGAAAGCCGCCGCCGACCAAGGCTACGCCCCCGACGTGACGGTGTGCGCCGGCGAAACCCCCAGCGGGCGCCCCGGCCCGTCCATGGCGCTGAAGTGCCTGATCGACCTCGACGTCTCCCCGGTGGAGGCGTGCGTGAAGATCGGCGACACCGTGGTGGATGTGGAAGAGGGCCTCAACGCCGGCCTGTGGACCATTGCCGTCACTGAAACCGGCAACGAGGTGGGTCTCCCCCTTGCGGACCTCGCCGCCCTGCCGGCGGCGGAGCGGGCGCGGCTGGCCGGGGCCGCCGCCGATAAGCTGGCCCGTGCCGGCGCCCATTACGTGGTGCCCAGTCTGGCCGACGCCCTGCCGCTGCTGGACGTGATCGAGGCGCGCCTGCGCCGCGGGGAGACGCCGTGA
- a CDS encoding FAD-dependent oxidoreductase gives MTLRPETVGAVIVGGGILGLSAAWHLTRSHTGMSHAGMRVLVLERNGLTTAATAQAAARSGKTSG, from the coding sequence GTGACCCTGCGGCCCGAGACCGTCGGCGCCGTGATCGTCGGCGGCGGCATCCTGGGTCTGTCGGCGGCGTGGCACCTGACCCGTTCCCACACCGGGATGTCACACGCCGGGATGCGGGTTCTGGTGCTGGAACGCAACGGGCTGACCACCGCCGCCACGGCGCAGGCCGCCGCCCGTTCGGGCAAGACCTCCGGCTGA
- the pbfA gene encoding (R)-1-hydroxy-2-aminoethylphosphonate ammonia-lyase, with translation MTIDQSEGDSNTSTRRARWAAETVGPRSRDLVARDAGVYLRQALSTPCLSAVRKAEGIWIEDADGRRFMDFHGNSAHHIGYAHPRLVAALKRQMDDLSFAPRRFTCEPAVELAERLAARAPMGPGSRVLLAPGGSEAIEIALKIARLATGRHKTMSFWDAFHGAGFGAASVGGEALFRSHGIGPLLPGTEHVAPFACFRCPYGFPSASARPDLDACRMACARMLRYALDKEGDVAAVIAEPVRAVPYLPPPGFWAAVRAACDAAGALLIFDEIPTGLGKTGTFFSHEPYGAVPDMVVLGKALGGAMLPVAAVIARGGLDVAADRAIGHYTHEKNPLLARAALTTLSIIDDDGLTERAADLGRHAQERLRDLAARHRGIAEVRGAGLLLGVDLVDSDGAPDPDRADAVLYACLEAGLSFKVTMGNVLTLSSPLTIGRDDLDRAIGIIGDALDRTAWGEAAPGHPPGPYPSQRWDSTKL, from the coding sequence ATGACCATCGACCAAAGCGAAGGCGACAGCAACACCTCCACCCGCCGCGCCCGCTGGGCCGCCGAAACCGTGGGGCCGCGGTCGCGGGATCTGGTGGCGCGGGACGCCGGGGTGTACCTGCGCCAAGCCCTGTCCACCCCCTGCCTGTCGGCGGTGCGCAAGGCGGAAGGCATCTGGATCGAGGATGCCGACGGGCGCCGGTTCATGGATTTCCACGGCAACAGCGCCCACCACATCGGCTATGCCCACCCGCGGCTGGTGGCGGCGCTGAAGCGGCAGATGGACGATCTGAGCTTCGCACCACGCCGCTTCACCTGCGAGCCGGCGGTGGAACTGGCCGAACGGCTGGCGGCCCGCGCGCCCATGGGGCCGGGGTCACGGGTGCTGCTGGCGCCCGGCGGGTCGGAAGCCATCGAGATCGCGCTGAAGATCGCCCGCCTCGCCACCGGGCGGCACAAAACCATGTCGTTCTGGGATGCCTTCCACGGCGCCGGCTTCGGTGCCGCCAGCGTCGGGGGGGAGGCGCTGTTCCGCTCCCACGGGATCGGGCCGCTGCTGCCGGGGACCGAGCATGTGGCGCCGTTCGCCTGTTTCCGCTGCCCCTACGGCTTTCCCAGCGCCAGCGCGCGGCCCGATCTCGACGCCTGCCGCATGGCGTGCGCGCGGATGCTGCGCTACGCGCTGGACAAGGAGGGCGACGTGGCGGCGGTGATCGCCGAGCCGGTGCGCGCCGTGCCCTACCTGCCGCCGCCGGGATTCTGGGCGGCGGTGCGCGCCGCCTGCGATGCGGCGGGGGCGTTGCTGATCTTCGACGAGATTCCCACCGGGCTGGGCAAGACCGGCACCTTCTTCAGCCATGAACCCTATGGGGCCGTGCCCGACATGGTGGTGCTGGGCAAGGCGCTGGGCGGGGCCATGCTGCCGGTTGCCGCGGTGATCGCCCGCGGCGGGCTGGATGTCGCCGCCGACCGCGCCATCGGCCACTACACCCACGAAAAGAACCCGCTGCTGGCCCGCGCCGCCCTGACCACCCTGTCCATCATCGACGACGACGGGCTGACCGAACGTGCCGCGGACCTGGGCCGCCACGCGCAGGAAAGGCTGCGGGATCTCGCCGCCCGCCACCGCGGCATCGCCGAGGTCCGGGGGGCTGGCCTGCTGCTGGGGGTGGACCTGGTGGACAGCGACGGCGCCCCCGATCCCGACCGGGCCGACGCCGTGCTGTATGCGTGTCTGGAAGCGGGGCTGAGCTTCAAGGTGACCATGGGCAACGTGCTTACCCTGTCGTCGCCGCTGACCATCGGGCGTGACGATCTGGACCGGGCCATCGGCATCATCGGCGATGCCCTGGACCGGACGGCGTGGGGGGAGGCCGCTCCTGGGCATCCACCGGGCCCCTACCCCTCCCAGCGGTGGGACAGCACGAAGCTGTAG